One stretch of Anabas testudineus chromosome 24, fAnaTes1.2, whole genome shotgun sequence DNA includes these proteins:
- the LOC113149523 gene encoding solute carrier family 23 member 1-like: protein MASEKERTLLDNLAFDINEEVNDQPRGHAAEECKSSRVAEDDRNQPAYCVTDVPPWYLCIFLAIQHYLTAFGGIITIPLLLSEGLCLQHDSMTQSHLINTIFFVCGLCTMLQVTFGVRLPILQGGTFALVTPAMALLSMPEWKCPAWTHNASLVNTSSPLFIEVWQTRMRALQGSILVASLLQIVVGFSGLIGFLMRFIGPLTIAPTITLIGLPMYNPAGAKAGTHWGIAAMTTLLIILFSQYLRLIPIPVPAYSKTKKLHTSKFFIFQIMPILLGIAVSWLVCYILTIHDVLPSDPAQYGYLARTDVKGDVVSEASWFRFPYPGQWGMPTLSLAGVFGIIAGIICSMAESVGDYHACARLSGASPPPRHAINRGIGVEGIGSLLAGAFGTGNGTTSFSENVAALGITKVGSRTVILLSGVFMILMGVLGKIGAIFTTIPTPVIGGMFMVMFAVLTANGISNLQFTDMNSSRNIFIFGFSMFSALAIPNWIMNNPESLKTGVKEVDQVLHILLTTHMFIGGFLGFFLDNTIPGTKRERGLLSMDKDHLEDSSNTCGGEELYDLPFGITSRLSSQSWVRYIPFCPWRGHRFQYKSEDCDMSQSQKNEHSTGLTNDSAL from the exons ATGgcttcagagaaagaaaggacTTTACTTGACAACCTTGCATTTGAT ATAAATGAGGAAGTCAATGATCAACCCAGAGGACATGCAGCTGAGGAGTGCAAGAGCAGCCGTGTGGCAGAGGATGACAGAAATCAGCCTGCATATTGTGTGACGGATGTTCCCCCCTGGTACCTTTGTATTTTCCTGGCCATACAG CATTACCTGACTGCATTTGGTGGGATCATCACcatccctctccttctctctgaaGGGTTGTGTCTGCAGCATGACAGCATGACCCAGAGTCACCTCATTAACaccattttttttgtctgtggcCTGTGCACCATGCTGCAGGTCACCTTTGGAGTAAG GCTTCCTATTCTTCAGGGAGGTACATTTGCCTTGGTGACACCTGCCATGGCACTGTTGTCCATGCCAGAATGGAAGTGCCCAGCTTGGACCCACAACGCCAGTCTGGTCAACACCTCGTCCCCGCTCTTTATAGAAGTGTGGCAGACGCGCATGAGAGCA TTGCAGGGTTCTATCTTGGTTGCCTCTCTCCTCCAGATTGTGGTTGGCTTTTCTGGACTCATCGGTTTCCTCATGCGCTTCATTGGCCCCTTAACTATTGCTCCCACTATCACTCTCATAGGACTGCCAATGTATAACCCAGCTGGAGCCAAGGCTGGCACCCACTGGGGCATCGCTGCTAT GACCACACTGCTCATCATCCTGTTCTCCCAGTACCTCCGTCTCATACCAATCCCTGTTCCTGCATACAGCAAAACCAAGAAACTCCACACCTCAAAGTTCTTTATCTTCCAGATAATGCCT ATTCTGTTGGGGATTGCGGTTTCATGGTTAGTCTGCTACATCCTCACCATCCATGATGTCTTACCAAGTGATCCAGCTCAATATGGCTACCTGGCCCGCACTGATGTGAAAGGAGACGTGGTGAGCGAGGCCTCCTGGTTCAGATTTCCTTATCCTG GTCAGTGGGGAATGCCAACTCTGAGCCTAGCAGGTGTGTTTGGCATTATAGCAGGAATAATATGCTCTATGGCTGAGTCTGTGGGTGACTACCACGCATGTGCCAGGCTGTCGGGGGCATCCCCTCCCCCCAGGCATGCCATCAACCGGGGTATCGGTGTTGAAGGGATTGGCTCTTTGTTAGCAGGGGCCTTTGGCACAGGCAATGGCACGACCTCATTTAGTGAGAATGTGGCTGCCCTCGGCATTACCAAG GTGGGTAGTCGAACGGTCATTCTTCTAAGTGGCGTTTTCATGATTTTGATGGGGGTGCTGGGTAAAATTGGAGCCATTTTCACAACCATTCCCACCCCTGTGATTGGAGGGATGTTCATGGTCATGTTCGCAGTTTTAACTGCTAATGGAATCTCTAATCTGCAG TTCACAGACATGAATTCCTccagaaatatttttatctttggTTTTTCCATGTTCTCTGCACTTGCCATTCCAAACTGGATCATGAACAATCCTGAATCCTTAAAAACAG gtgTGAAAGAGGTCGACCAAGTGTTGCACATATTGTTGACTACTCACATGTTTATAGGAGGGTTCCTTGGCTTTTTCCTTGATAACACAATTCCAG GGACTAAACGTGAGCGTGGCCTCCTCTCAATGGACAAAGACCATCTTGAAGACTCCAGCAACACCTGTGGAGGTGAAGAGCTGTATGACCTCCCCTTTGGCATAACCTCTCGCCTCTCATCCCAGTCTTGGGTTCGTTACATACCTTTTTGTCCTTGGAGAGGCCACAGATTTCAGTACAAGTCTGAGGACTGTGACATGTCACAGAGCCAGAAGAATGAACACAGTACAGGGCTCACTAATGATTCTGCTCTCTGA
- the napbb gene encoding N-ethylmaleimide-sensitive factor attachment protein, beta b isoform X1 — MDNSGKEKEAIQLMADADKKVKSSGSFLGGMFGGGHHKVEEACEMYCRAANMFKMAKNWSAAGNAFCKTARLQMQLQNKHDCATSFIDAGNAYKKSDPNEAIKCLNAAIDIYTDMGRFTIAAKHHISIAEIYESELVDIEKAIAHYEQAADYYKGEESNSSANKCLLKVGAYCAQLEQYQKAIEIYEQVGANTMDNPLLKYSAKEYFFKAALCHFIVDELNAKIAVEKYEEMFPAFSDSRECKLLKKLLEAHEEQNSEAFTEAVKEFDSISRLDQWHTTLLLRIKKTIQGDEGDLK; from the exons ATGGACAACTCTGGGAAAGAGAAGGAGGCGATTCAGCTAATGGCCGACGCTGACAAAAAAGTCAAATCCTCCGGCTCTTTTTTGGGAGGGATGTTTGGAGG TGGACATCACAAAGTGGAAGAGGCATGTGAGATGTACTGCAGAGCAGCCAACATGTTCAAGATGGCTAAGAATTGGAGTG CGGCTGGAAATGCATTTTGCAAGACTGCACGTCTCCAAATGCAGCTACAGAACAAACACGACTGTGCCACCAGTTTCATCGATGCAGGAAATGCCTACAAGAAGTCTGACCCTAATG AGGCAATCAAGTGTTTAAATGCTGCCATCGATATATACACAGACATG GGAAGATTTACCATTGCAGCCAAACACCACATCAGTATAGCAGAGATCTACGAATCTGAGCTGGTAGACATCGAAAAG GCTATAGCACATTATGAACAGGCAGCAGACTACTACAAAGGAGAAGAATCAAACAG TTCTGCCAACAAGTGTCTGCTGAAGGTGGGAGCTTACTGTGCTCAGCTGGAGCAGTACCAGAAGGCTATAGAGATCTATGAGCAG GTTGGAGCCAACACCATGGACAACCCACTGCTGAAATACAGCGCCAAGGAGTATTTCTTCAAAGCTGCCCTCTGTCATTTCATTGTTGACGAGCTCAACGCTAAG ATCGCTGTTGAAAAATACGAGGAGATGTTCCCGGCTTTTTCAGACTCCCGAGAATGCAAGTTGTTGAAG aAACTTCTTGAGGCTCATGAGGAACAGAACAGTGAAGCTTTCACAGAGGCG GTAAAGGAGTTTGACTCAATCTCACGTCTGGACCAGTGGCATACAACCCTCCTGCTGCGTATCAAAAAAACAATTCAGGGTGATGAAGGagatctgaaataa
- the napbb gene encoding N-ethylmaleimide-sensitive factor attachment protein, beta b isoform X2, which translates to MHFARLHVSKCSYRTNTTVPPVSSMQEMPTRSLTLMGRFTIAAKHHISIAEIYESELVDIEKAIAHYEQAADYYKGEESNSSANKCLLKVGAYCAQLEQYQKAIEIYEQVGANTMDNPLLKYSAKEYFFKAALCHFIVDELNAKIAVEKYEEMFPAFSDSRECKLLKKLLEAHEEQNSEAFTEAVKEFDSISRLDQWHTTLLLRIKKTIQGDEGDLK; encoded by the exons ATGCATTTTGCAAGACTGCACGTCTCCAAATGCAGCTACAGAACAAACACGACTGTGCCACCAGTTTCATCGATGCAGGAAATGCCTACAAGAAGTCTGACCCTAATG GGAAGATTTACCATTGCAGCCAAACACCACATCAGTATAGCAGAGATCTACGAATCTGAGCTGGTAGACATCGAAAAG GCTATAGCACATTATGAACAGGCAGCAGACTACTACAAAGGAGAAGAATCAAACAG TTCTGCCAACAAGTGTCTGCTGAAGGTGGGAGCTTACTGTGCTCAGCTGGAGCAGTACCAGAAGGCTATAGAGATCTATGAGCAG GTTGGAGCCAACACCATGGACAACCCACTGCTGAAATACAGCGCCAAGGAGTATTTCTTCAAAGCTGCCCTCTGTCATTTCATTGTTGACGAGCTCAACGCTAAG ATCGCTGTTGAAAAATACGAGGAGATGTTCCCGGCTTTTTCAGACTCCCGAGAATGCAAGTTGTTGAAG aAACTTCTTGAGGCTCATGAGGAACAGAACAGTGAAGCTTTCACAGAGGCG GTAAAGGAGTTTGACTCAATCTCACGTCTGGACCAGTGGCATACAACCCTCCTGCTGCGTATCAAAAAAACAATTCAGGGTGATGAAGGagatctgaaataa
- the gpcpd1 gene encoding glycerophosphocholine phosphodiesterase GPCPD1 isoform X3, with product MVIKCFLPVSFLSIDGVNCVDSGWLTCQTDIRLRLHYSKVSPVSITKKKFKKSRFRIKLILEGIEEEEDEEEDVHSPSSWHKMTTTLGISMISANGYKSRHSQPECGYALEPSQWTEYSIHTMDPDNLELNFEFFEEDLGEHVVQGDAHPGHVGTACLLSSTFWESGKDNGVVTLPIMGRNSRQTIGKVRVDYLVIRPIQGLQCDMSSSFTKYWKKRSALNVGHRGAGSTHAAKHQRIRENTIASFKSAAKHGAAYVEFDVHLSKDAVPIIYHDLTCCISTKKKNDKNLELIEVPVKDLTFDQLQLLKLAHVTAMKANDHKDLLDDEDEIDEHQPFPSLSQIFHAIPEHVGFNIELKWISQMKDGSWDGNLSSYFNMNTYLDIILSCVLQKGGKRRILFSCFDPDICTMVRHKQNKYPILFLTQGISEKYPELMDIRCQTTQIAISFAQSENILGISAHTEELLKNLSYIGDAQSKGLVVFSWGDDNNEHDNRRTLREQGIDGLIYDSICEDQGEQPNIFQVEEQHSLQEVITEETLKSSTCSCYSIPCSMAPCIASKARAGSGESDSGLSSS from the exons ATGGTCATCAAATGCTTCCTTCCTGTGTCCTTCCTATCAATAGATGGGGTGAATTGTGTTGACTCTGGGTGGCTGACGTGCCAGACTGATATTCGCCTGCGTCTGCACTATTCTAAGGTGTCTCCTGTGTCTATCACTAAGAAGAAATTCAAGAAGTCTCGCTTCAG GATCAAGTTGATATTGGAAGGCattgaggaagaggaagacgaagaagaagatgtgCACAGTCCTTCATCTTGGCACAAGATGACCACCACCCTGGGGATCAGTATGATCAGTGCTAATGGCTACAAGTCGCGTCACTCACAGCCTGAGTGTGGGTATGCCCTGGAGCCCTCCCAGTGGACCGAATACAGTATCCACACCATGGACCCAGACAACCTTGAGCTCAACTTTGAGTTCTTTGAG GAGGATCTGGGTGAGCATGTAGTCCAGGGTGATGCACATCCAGGACATGTGGGCACAgcttgtctcctctcttctacTTTTTGGGAAAGTGGCAAGGACAACGGAGTAGTTACACTCCCCATAATGGGTCGAAATTCCAGACAGACCATTGGTAAAGTCAGAG TGGATTACCTAGTGATTCGACCCATCCAGGGGCTGCAGTGTGACATGAGCTCCTCATTCACCAAGTACTGGAAGAAAAGAAGTGCTCTAAATGTGGGTCACAGAGGAGCAGGCAGCACGCACGCAGCAAA aCACCAAAGAATCAGGGAGAACACAATAGCCTCATTCAAAAGTGCTGCAAAACAT GGTGCAGCCTATGTGGAGTTTGATGTTCACCTCTCCAAGGATGCTGTTCCTATAATATACCATGATCTGACATGCTGCATATCCACCAAGAAG aaaaatgacaagaatCTGGAGCTTATTGAGGTGCCAGTGAAAGATTTGACATttgatcagctgcagcttctgaAG CTGGCCCATGTTACTGCAATGAAAGCAAATGATCACAAAG ATCTGCTGGACGATGAAGATGAAATCGATGAGCACCAGCCGTTCCCCTCACTGTCACAG ATCTTCCATGCAATACCTGAGCATGTGGGCTTCAACATTGAGCTGAAATGGATCTCACAGATGAAG GATGGGTCATGGGATGGTAACTTATCATCTTACTTCAACATGAATACCTACCTCGACATCATCCTTTCCTGTGTTCTGCAGAAAGGCGGCAAAAGACGCATACTCTTTTCCTGCTTCGACCCAGACATCTGCACTAT GGTGCGTCATAAGCAGAACAAGTACCCCATTCTCTTTCTGACTCAGGGAATTTCAGAGAAGTATCCTGAACTGATGGACATCCGCTGCCAGACCACTCAGATTGCCATAAGTTTTGCACAGAGTGAGAACATTCTG GGAATCAGTGCTCACACCGAGGAATTGCTAAAGAACCTTAGCTACATTGGTGATGCCCAGTCTAAAGGACTGGTGGTGTTCAGCTGGGGAGATGACAACAATGAACATGACAACAGAAGGACCCTGAGAGAGCAGGGAATAGATGGGCTTATCTATGACAG TATCTGTGAGGACCAAGGAGAGCAGCCTAACATTTTCCAAGTAGAGGAGCAACACTCCCTGCAGGAGGTCATCACAGAGGAGACCTTAAAGAGCTCCACCTGTTCCTGCTATTCCATTCCCTGCTCCATGGCTCCCTGCATTGCCTCAAAGGCTCGTGCTGGCAGCGGCGAGTCTGATTCTGGCCTGAGCTCCTCATAA
- the gpcpd1 gene encoding glycerophosphocholine phosphodiesterase GPCPD1 isoform X2, whose protein sequence is MWETHHHPRTMIPTASHLNIDDGQFGIHNGVNCVDSGWLTCQTDIRLRLHYSKVSPVSITKKKFKKSRFRIKLILEGIEEEEDEEEDVHSPSSWHKMTTTLGISMISANGYKSRHSQPECGYALEPSQWTEYSIHTMDPDNLELNFEFFEEDLGEHVVQGDAHPGHVGTACLLSSTFWESGKDNGVVTLPIMGRNSRQTIGKVRVDYLVIRPIQGLQCDMSSSFTKYWKKRSALNVGHRGAGSTHAAKHQRIRENTIASFKSAAKHGAAYVEFDVHLSKDAVPIIYHDLTCCISTKKKNDKNLELIEVPVKDLTFDQLQLLKLAHVTAMKANDHKDLLDDEDEIDEHQPFPSLSQIFHAIPEHVGFNIELKWISQMKDGSWDGNLSSYFNMNTYLDIILSCVLQKGGKRRILFSCFDPDICTMVRHKQNKYPILFLTQGISEKYPELMDIRCQTTQIAISFAQSENILGISAHTEELLKNLSYIGDAQSKGLVVFSWGDDNNEHDNRRTLREQGIDGLIYDSICEDQGEQPNIFQVEEQHSLQEVITEETLKSSTCSCYSIPCSMAPCIASKARAGSGESDSGLSSS, encoded by the exons ATGTGGGAGACCCATCATCACCCCCGCACGATGATCCCCACAG CATCACATTTGAATATTGATGATGGACAATTTGGAATTCACA ATGGGGTGAATTGTGTTGACTCTGGGTGGCTGACGTGCCAGACTGATATTCGCCTGCGTCTGCACTATTCTAAGGTGTCTCCTGTGTCTATCACTAAGAAGAAATTCAAGAAGTCTCGCTTCAG GATCAAGTTGATATTGGAAGGCattgaggaagaggaagacgaagaagaagatgtgCACAGTCCTTCATCTTGGCACAAGATGACCACCACCCTGGGGATCAGTATGATCAGTGCTAATGGCTACAAGTCGCGTCACTCACAGCCTGAGTGTGGGTATGCCCTGGAGCCCTCCCAGTGGACCGAATACAGTATCCACACCATGGACCCAGACAACCTTGAGCTCAACTTTGAGTTCTTTGAG GAGGATCTGGGTGAGCATGTAGTCCAGGGTGATGCACATCCAGGACATGTGGGCACAgcttgtctcctctcttctacTTTTTGGGAAAGTGGCAAGGACAACGGAGTAGTTACACTCCCCATAATGGGTCGAAATTCCAGACAGACCATTGGTAAAGTCAGAG TGGATTACCTAGTGATTCGACCCATCCAGGGGCTGCAGTGTGACATGAGCTCCTCATTCACCAAGTACTGGAAGAAAAGAAGTGCTCTAAATGTGGGTCACAGAGGAGCAGGCAGCACGCACGCAGCAAA aCACCAAAGAATCAGGGAGAACACAATAGCCTCATTCAAAAGTGCTGCAAAACAT GGTGCAGCCTATGTGGAGTTTGATGTTCACCTCTCCAAGGATGCTGTTCCTATAATATACCATGATCTGACATGCTGCATATCCACCAAGAAG aaaaatgacaagaatCTGGAGCTTATTGAGGTGCCAGTGAAAGATTTGACATttgatcagctgcagcttctgaAG CTGGCCCATGTTACTGCAATGAAAGCAAATGATCACAAAG ATCTGCTGGACGATGAAGATGAAATCGATGAGCACCAGCCGTTCCCCTCACTGTCACAG ATCTTCCATGCAATACCTGAGCATGTGGGCTTCAACATTGAGCTGAAATGGATCTCACAGATGAAG GATGGGTCATGGGATGGTAACTTATCATCTTACTTCAACATGAATACCTACCTCGACATCATCCTTTCCTGTGTTCTGCAGAAAGGCGGCAAAAGACGCATACTCTTTTCCTGCTTCGACCCAGACATCTGCACTAT GGTGCGTCATAAGCAGAACAAGTACCCCATTCTCTTTCTGACTCAGGGAATTTCAGAGAAGTATCCTGAACTGATGGACATCCGCTGCCAGACCACTCAGATTGCCATAAGTTTTGCACAGAGTGAGAACATTCTG GGAATCAGTGCTCACACCGAGGAATTGCTAAAGAACCTTAGCTACATTGGTGATGCCCAGTCTAAAGGACTGGTGGTGTTCAGCTGGGGAGATGACAACAATGAACATGACAACAGAAGGACCCTGAGAGAGCAGGGAATAGATGGGCTTATCTATGACAG TATCTGTGAGGACCAAGGAGAGCAGCCTAACATTTTCCAAGTAGAGGAGCAACACTCCCTGCAGGAGGTCATCACAGAGGAGACCTTAAAGAGCTCCACCTGTTCCTGCTATTCCATTCCCTGCTCCATGGCTCCCTGCATTGCCTCAAAGGCTCGTGCTGGCAGCGGCGAGTCTGATTCTGGCCTGAGCTCCTCATAA
- the gpcpd1 gene encoding glycerophosphocholine phosphodiesterase GPCPD1 isoform X1, which yields METTQVTLAVRADTSPGEVIAAVGSCEALGNWSHQKAVTLHPSGNDGNTWIATITVPKGVASTYRYFKGFFLESKNAGGPCQVIVNMWETHHHPRTMIPTASHLNIDDGQFGIHNGVNCVDSGWLTCQTDIRLRLHYSKVSPVSITKKKFKKSRFRIKLILEGIEEEEDEEEDVHSPSSWHKMTTTLGISMISANGYKSRHSQPECGYALEPSQWTEYSIHTMDPDNLELNFEFFEEDLGEHVVQGDAHPGHVGTACLLSSTFWESGKDNGVVTLPIMGRNSRQTIGKVRVDYLVIRPIQGLQCDMSSSFTKYWKKRSALNVGHRGAGSTHAAKHQRIRENTIASFKSAAKHGAAYVEFDVHLSKDAVPIIYHDLTCCISTKKKNDKNLELIEVPVKDLTFDQLQLLKLAHVTAMKANDHKDLLDDEDEIDEHQPFPSLSQIFHAIPEHVGFNIELKWISQMKDGSWDGNLSSYFNMNTYLDIILSCVLQKGGKRRILFSCFDPDICTMVRHKQNKYPILFLTQGISEKYPELMDIRCQTTQIAISFAQSENILGISAHTEELLKNLSYIGDAQSKGLVVFSWGDDNNEHDNRRTLREQGIDGLIYDSICEDQGEQPNIFQVEEQHSLQEVITEETLKSSTCSCYSIPCSMAPCIASKARAGSGESDSGLSSS from the exons ATGGAGACCACTCAGGTGACTTTGGCTGTAAGAGCAGATACATCCCCAG GGGAGGTGATTGCAGCTGTCGGGAGCTGTGAAGCCCTGGGAAACTGGAGCCATCAAAAAGCTGTGACCTTACATCCCAGTGGGAATGATGG AAATACATGGATTGCAACAATCACTGTACCTAAAGGAGTTGCTTCCACGTACCGCTATTTTAAAGGCTTCTTTCTGGAGTCAAAG AATGCAGGTGGTCCCTGTCAAGTGATAGTCAATATGTGGGAGACCCATCATCACCCCCGCACGATGATCCCCACAG CATCACATTTGAATATTGATGATGGACAATTTGGAATTCACA ATGGGGTGAATTGTGTTGACTCTGGGTGGCTGACGTGCCAGACTGATATTCGCCTGCGTCTGCACTATTCTAAGGTGTCTCCTGTGTCTATCACTAAGAAGAAATTCAAGAAGTCTCGCTTCAG GATCAAGTTGATATTGGAAGGCattgaggaagaggaagacgaagaagaagatgtgCACAGTCCTTCATCTTGGCACAAGATGACCACCACCCTGGGGATCAGTATGATCAGTGCTAATGGCTACAAGTCGCGTCACTCACAGCCTGAGTGTGGGTATGCCCTGGAGCCCTCCCAGTGGACCGAATACAGTATCCACACCATGGACCCAGACAACCTTGAGCTCAACTTTGAGTTCTTTGAG GAGGATCTGGGTGAGCATGTAGTCCAGGGTGATGCACATCCAGGACATGTGGGCACAgcttgtctcctctcttctacTTTTTGGGAAAGTGGCAAGGACAACGGAGTAGTTACACTCCCCATAATGGGTCGAAATTCCAGACAGACCATTGGTAAAGTCAGAG TGGATTACCTAGTGATTCGACCCATCCAGGGGCTGCAGTGTGACATGAGCTCCTCATTCACCAAGTACTGGAAGAAAAGAAGTGCTCTAAATGTGGGTCACAGAGGAGCAGGCAGCACGCACGCAGCAAA aCACCAAAGAATCAGGGAGAACACAATAGCCTCATTCAAAAGTGCTGCAAAACAT GGTGCAGCCTATGTGGAGTTTGATGTTCACCTCTCCAAGGATGCTGTTCCTATAATATACCATGATCTGACATGCTGCATATCCACCAAGAAG aaaaatgacaagaatCTGGAGCTTATTGAGGTGCCAGTGAAAGATTTGACATttgatcagctgcagcttctgaAG CTGGCCCATGTTACTGCAATGAAAGCAAATGATCACAAAG ATCTGCTGGACGATGAAGATGAAATCGATGAGCACCAGCCGTTCCCCTCACTGTCACAG ATCTTCCATGCAATACCTGAGCATGTGGGCTTCAACATTGAGCTGAAATGGATCTCACAGATGAAG GATGGGTCATGGGATGGTAACTTATCATCTTACTTCAACATGAATACCTACCTCGACATCATCCTTTCCTGTGTTCTGCAGAAAGGCGGCAAAAGACGCATACTCTTTTCCTGCTTCGACCCAGACATCTGCACTAT GGTGCGTCATAAGCAGAACAAGTACCCCATTCTCTTTCTGACTCAGGGAATTTCAGAGAAGTATCCTGAACTGATGGACATCCGCTGCCAGACCACTCAGATTGCCATAAGTTTTGCACAGAGTGAGAACATTCTG GGAATCAGTGCTCACACCGAGGAATTGCTAAAGAACCTTAGCTACATTGGTGATGCCCAGTCTAAAGGACTGGTGGTGTTCAGCTGGGGAGATGACAACAATGAACATGACAACAGAAGGACCCTGAGAGAGCAGGGAATAGATGGGCTTATCTATGACAG TATCTGTGAGGACCAAGGAGAGCAGCCTAACATTTTCCAAGTAGAGGAGCAACACTCCCTGCAGGAGGTCATCACAGAGGAGACCTTAAAGAGCTCCACCTGTTCCTGCTATTCCATTCCCTGCTCCATGGCTCCCTGCATTGCCTCAAAGGCTCGTGCTGGCAGCGGCGAGTCTGATTCTGGCCTGAGCTCCTCATAA